The DNA region GCCTACGGGCCGGTTATAACTAGGTCAATTGAGGGAATAGTCAAGGAGGTAGAAGCACTTTACAAAGCCGGAGTGATGCATTTTAGACTTGGACGACAGGCCGACTTCTACACCTACATGGCGCACGACGTTGGGCGTGAGGATTTCCCGAGACCAAACCCCACTGCAATAGAGAGACTTCTCGTAGGGATTAGAAACGCGGCTCCTGGGCTGAGGACCCTTCACATAGACAACGTAAACCCCGGCACCGTGGCTAGGTGGAGGGAGGAGTCTATCCAAATCACGAAGTTGCTGGTGGAGTACGGCACGCCTGGAAACGTGGCGGCTATGGGGATTGAGAGCGCCGACCCCCGCGTGGTTAAAATCAACAATCTCAAAGTAGACACCGAGGAGGCGCTCGAGGCGGTGGCTTTGTTTACCAAATACGGATCCGCCAGGGGCCCAAACGGCATGCCGTATCTGCTAGCCGGCATAAATTTCGTCGCCGGTCTGCCAGGCGAGACCGAGGAGACGTACCGCCACAATGTGGAGTTTCTAAAAGAGGTGCTGGCCAGGGGCCTGCTCGTGAGGCGCGTTAACATAAGGCAACTCCTGATTTTCCCCACATCGCGCCTGTGGCCAAAGGCGCGTAAGCTCACCTCAAGGCTTAGGGAGCACAAGAGGAGATTTCTCCTGTTCAAGAAGTGGGTTAGGGAGGTTTTTGACAGGGAGATGCTTAGGAGATTAGTGCCGCAGGGCACAGTGCTTAGGGAAGTCTTTACAGAAGTCCACTACCACAACGGCACCTACGCCAGGCAGGTAGGCTCCTACCCACTCCTCGTGTACATACCCACCAGGTTGGAACTAGGCAGATACATCGACGTGGTGGTCGTCGACCACGGCTCGCGTAGCGTCTTGGCCCTGCCATATCCAGTCAACATAAACGTGGCCAATAAGCGAGTTCTCAGACACCTCCCGGGGATGACCAGGGATAGGCTAAAAGCTCTGGTTAGCGGAAGGCCCTTTAAGAGCCTAGACGAGTTAAAGCAGAAGGTGGGCGATGGGGAGTACCTCAACTACGTGTCGTTTTGACACAAAGGCATAAGACAAGCGCCTCAGCTACCAGATTCCCTAAGCTTGTAGATGACGTAGAGGGTAAAGATGACAAATGCAGACACGATGAATAGGAATAGGTTAATCTTTGCCTGGCCTATTGCGATGTCCGGAGTCTTGAGACCTGAGACTGTGAGGACAATGAGGTACAGCGCAATTCCCAGGGAGAAACCTGCGTAGGCGTATATCAGCCTCACGGGCGGTGGGAAAAACGCAAATTTATACTTATCGATACAACCTAAGAGACCCAGTAACCTTGTCCACAACGTCGTCAGGGCCTGGCCCCACGCAGACGGCAGTTGGCGTGTTTGGCGGGAGTTCTGTAAGCCCCGCGTCCACCACCACCGCTGTGGGCAAGTCGAGCCTCTTCGCAGTTTCGTAAATCTGGTACAAGTGGGCGGCGTCCTCCGCCGCCAGCACCACCTTTTTCTGCCCCTCGGTAAGCCACTTATCTAGCCACTTCCTCCACCTCACATCCCGCATCGCTAGTAATACACACTCCACAGCTGCGTGCCCTACCTGCGCCGCCGCTTTCCCGCAAGAAATCTCTAAATCCTTCCTAACAGCAATGGTCATTTTCATATGACCTAAAGTCGACATGTAAAAAATTTGTAAAGTTGCAATATTTAAAAAAAGTTTTCAACTATGTGCTATGAGAATAAAACCCATACTTACAGCATTGGTAATAACAATGGTAATCCTTTATGCCCAGTCTCTGAAAACTACAGGCACAAACCCGGCGATCTTTGACACAAACGCGCCGGTGGTTGCCAAACTCGTTGTTTCTGACTTAAACTCGTTTGCATCTCAGTGGAAGGCGGCCCCGACTGTACGATTGATGAAAATAGCAAATAGAGATGTAAATGTCGTATCGCTTTCCATAAACGGCGTCCAGTTGTCTGGTAGAGTGGATGGCAATGTGGCATCGCTTTACTACAAGGGGCCAGCCGCGGCTTTGAAAAAAGTTGTGGAATCTCCATATGTCCAGTCCGTATACGTGAAGGCAATGCCGGAGATACCGCCTAAGGACTTCTTTACGGAGGTGCGCGATTTTGTGGAAAGGGGGGCGGGCACTCCGCAACCCACGCTCCCGCTCATGAGGGAGATAATCGGCGCCAGCAAAGTTGAACAGCTATTCGGCGTAAACGGCACCGGCGTGGTGATCGCCATAGTGGACACAGGCGTCGACTACGGTCACCTAGACCTCCAAGACGCACTGGCATGGCTGATAAAGACTAAGGACAACAAGGAGATTATAGCCGCCTCAATAGCGATCTCCGGCACCACTCTCCAGTACAAGACGCTGAGGGGTCAGACAGCCTCGGTACCCCTTGATCAAGTAGCCTCAGTAGAGCCGCTTGTCCTCGACGCAGACGAGTCGCAGGTTATTCTCTTCCAGGGCTTTACGGCCTCTGGAGGTTACTTGCCCACCAGCGGCAAGGCATTTAATGTAGTAGACGGACCCAGCCTCTACGACGTCACCGCATCTTGCAACTACGCAGTGGCGGGTCTGACAAGTAGGAGCGGCGTGTATAAATTTGGCATGACGTACTTGTACATTCCGTGGTACGGCGGCTATGTAAGTGTCGGCGTTGTGATGTATGACCCAGAACAGCCGGGCGTCTACACCGCGGCCCGTGTAGATATCAACAACAACTGCAACTTCTCTGACGACACGGAGCTGAGATACTTCGGCAATAGGCTTATTATAGACAACCCCACGGCGCCTACTAGGAGCCTCGGCGTCGCCGGAGGCTACTTCTTCGACCGAGGCCTTTGGTTTGACTTCTACGCCAAGTTCTACCCCGGGTGGGACCTCTCCGGCAACTACCTCAGCATCTTCTACGACTTCAACGGCCACGGCACGGCCTGTAGCTCCGTGGCCGCGGGTAGGGGCAAGGCCACGTACAACCTGGGCTTGCTGGGTCCACAAAAGCTGAGGGGGATCGCCCCCGGCGCCAAGGTGCTCGGCGTTAAGGGACTGTGGTCGGGCATGGTGGAGCCCGGCATGATGTGGGCTGCCGGCTTCGACGTCGATAGCAACGGCCAGTGGTACTGGACTGGGCAGAAGAGGGCCCACGTCATTAGCAACAGCTGGGGCATCTCGACGTTCACATACGACTATGCCGGCTTCGGCTACGATTTCGAGTCTGCAGTGGTCAACGCCTTAGCCGCGCCGAGGTTCCTCGACAGAAACTACCCGGGCATTGTAATAGTACATGCCGGCGGCAACGGCGGCTACGGCTTCGGCACCATCACAAGCCCCGGCGCCGCCGTAGGGGCCATCACCGTAGGCGCCGCCACCAGCGGACACTTCTGGCTAGCGATCGGCACTCCGTATAACGGCTTTAGGTGGGGCGACATAATCAGCTGGTCGCTGAGGGGGCCAACGCCAGCCGGCTACGTTAAGCCCGATGTAGTCAACGTAGGCGCCTTCGGCATTGCAACCTATCCAGTGGGCTGGGGCAGATACTACTACGGCACTCCCGAAGATTGGGATACCTTTGGCGGCACCTCGCAGGCGACGCCGCTAACAGCAGGCGTAGTTGCTCTTGTGCTCAGCGCGGTGGCCGACAGGGTTGATCCCGCCTCTGTAGATCCCTATCTGGTTAGGCAGTTCATCACAAGCACCGCGGTCGACATAGGCTACACGCCGTTTACCGCAGGCCACGGCTTTGTAAACGCCACAGCAACCGTTATCGCGGCGCGCTCCTACTACGGCTTGCCGGCGCCAATCGCGCCCGTGGCGTTGATCCGTACGAATTCTGTATTCAACCCAGAAAACTCCTGGGATTTCCAGTGGAGGGTAAATATACCGCTATATTTCGGTTACTTATTGAACAACTTATTGACCACTCAGTGGACGTCTTATATACAGACCTATATCCCGCAACCTAACATCGGTATGACAAGCCTCTACCTAAGCACGACGCCAGGCGGCCAAGCAGTGGGGCAACTTGTGGTCACTTCGACAAATTGGGCGCTTTCTGTTAAAGCAGAGGCCTTTACGCTAACGCCGGTATATAAGAAGTCTACGGTAATTAGCATACCGGTTAGGGCACTCGGAGGTTATTTCACAATGCAACAACTCGGCTTTGATGAAAACGTGTTGAAGCAGGCCGATCTTGTGGTGTTTAGGATGTCTTACAGCTTCTCGGCATTCGACCCAGAGTTTAACTACGCACTTAACACGAGACCTGTTTTGTGGGTCTTCGGCTGGGCCGATCTCAACAACGATGGACAAATCTCCACTAACGAGCTCACGTGGCTGAACTACGGCTACCAACGCCATACGGTTACTGAGGTGCCAGTCTCGAAGCTATCTGCAAAGCTCTTGCCTAATCAGAGGCTTGTGCTAAGAGTGGATGCACGCCCGGTCGCACCTCCATATCCCGCTACTGTGCCTGTAAATGTTGAGGTTGTTGCGTACAAGAGGACTCCGGCACCAGATGTACAGATAACGCCGACAAGCATAGTGCTGAAACCGCGCCAGAGCTTCACCTTTACAGTAGTTGTTAGAGCGCCTCCAAACGTCGCTCCCACTGCCTACGAAAGGCTTGTTGTCCTCACGATAAACGGCACGAGCTACGTAGTGCCTCTCAGCTATGTTGTGAGAGCAAGCGTCCCAGTGAACGCGGAGTATGTCCTAACCGCCGGG from Pyrobaculum arsenaticum DSM 13514 includes:
- the pth2 gene encoding peptidyl-tRNA hydrolase Pth2, producing MKMTIAVRKDLEISCGKAAAQVGHAAVECVLLAMRDVRWRKWLDKWLTEGQKKVVLAAEDAAHLYQIYETAKRLDLPTAVVVDAGLTELPPNTPTAVCVGPGPDDVVDKVTGSLRLYR
- a CDS encoding S8 family serine peptidase, which translates into the protein MRIKPILTALVITMVILYAQSLKTTGTNPAIFDTNAPVVAKLVVSDLNSFASQWKAAPTVRLMKIANRDVNVVSLSINGVQLSGRVDGNVASLYYKGPAAALKKVVESPYVQSVYVKAMPEIPPKDFFTEVRDFVERGAGTPQPTLPLMREIIGASKVEQLFGVNGTGVVIAIVDTGVDYGHLDLQDALAWLIKTKDNKEIIAASIAISGTTLQYKTLRGQTASVPLDQVASVEPLVLDADESQVILFQGFTASGGYLPTSGKAFNVVDGPSLYDVTASCNYAVAGLTSRSGVYKFGMTYLYIPWYGGYVSVGVVMYDPEQPGVYTAARVDINNNCNFSDDTELRYFGNRLIIDNPTAPTRSLGVAGGYFFDRGLWFDFYAKFYPGWDLSGNYLSIFYDFNGHGTACSSVAAGRGKATYNLGLLGPQKLRGIAPGAKVLGVKGLWSGMVEPGMMWAAGFDVDSNGQWYWTGQKRAHVISNSWGISTFTYDYAGFGYDFESAVVNALAAPRFLDRNYPGIVIVHAGGNGGYGFGTITSPGAAVGAITVGAATSGHFWLAIGTPYNGFRWGDIISWSLRGPTPAGYVKPDVVNVGAFGIATYPVGWGRYYYGTPEDWDTFGGTSQATPLTAGVVALVLSAVADRVDPASVDPYLVRQFITSTAVDIGYTPFTAGHGFVNATATVIAARSYYGLPAPIAPVALIRTNSVFNPENSWDFQWRVNIPLYFGYLLNNLLTTQWTSYIQTYIPQPNIGMTSLYLSTTPGGQAVGQLVVTSTNWALSVKAEAFTLTPVYKKSTVISIPVRALGGYFTMQQLGFDENVLKQADLVVFRMSYSFSAFDPEFNYALNTRPVLWVFGWADLNNDGQISTNELTWLNYGYQRHTVTEVPVSKLSAKLLPNQRLVLRVDARPVAPPYPATVPVNVEVVAYKRTPAPDVQITPTSIVLKPRQSFTFTVVVRAPPNVAPTAYERLVVLTINGTSYVVPLSYVVRASVPVNAEYVLTAGRSDSWYNVSEVRGGNDWSWRYESGDWRVYFISTPTLARGLYVDFAWSCTNTSMIVYTLTDSGFFAGYLWNQGVSYHQYLGSGIFTWTSTGGQARIVALPSASFAVPISVSGFAHTTMSASYPIRESRSFIILARTSLYGGCGTSEPIKGVVKPFIEGRDAPVLATTSPFIRVALSKPPIDYDFAVKFASVLGGGFVVPMATISGDLTFNMYFIRTPLFVDYVALLYSSRYATWYRTGGNNFGGYPWYAVEGVSVIS
- a CDS encoding radical SAM protein → MRLAVVDGYTDEPAGLGVPPYLDVYARYVAGAAELAGVETVHYFTIDTLRQDWAKSLSHLAEYDVVVVIAGVTTPGKYLGGTPISLDEILDIGRVEGPVRILGGPVAKFGYGIEGGTVAVPPSKFRRYYDVVVSGDVDLVVYRALTEGLEKAVPSETHKDFYLVDEFAVRGAKIVLQHPNYGKNLIVELETYRSCPRYVTGGCSFCTTVAYGPVITRSIEGIVKEVEALYKAGVMHFRLGRQADFYTYMAHDVGREDFPRPNPTAIERLLVGIRNAAPGLRTLHIDNVNPGTVARWREESIQITKLLVEYGTPGNVAAMGIESADPRVVKINNLKVDTEEALEAVALFTKYGSARGPNGMPYLLAGINFVAGLPGETEETYRHNVEFLKEVLARGLLVRRVNIRQLLIFPTSRLWPKARKLTSRLREHKRRFLLFKKWVREVFDREMLRRLVPQGTVLREVFTEVHYHNGTYARQVGSYPLLVYIPTRLELGRYIDVVVVDHGSRSVLALPYPVNINVANKRVLRHLPGMTRDRLKALVSGRPFKSLDELKQKVGDGEYLNYVSF